The Trichocoleus desertorum ATA4-8-CV12 genome includes a window with the following:
- the gcvT gene encoding glycine cleavage system aminomethyltransferase GcvT, translated as MPLARTPLFEHAVALKARMTAFSGWEMPVQYVGIAQEHQAVRQQAGMFDISHMGKFVLKGQQVIEQLQRLVPSDLSRLQPGAAQYTVLLTPEAGIVDDLIVYYQGEDAAGQPTVVLIVNAGTTLKDKTWLTEHLGLNQIDFQDISTDKALIAVQGPQAIACLQPLVEANLSIVKPFGHLVAPVLGQLGFLARTGYTGEDGFEVMVDAEAGAELWRSLLVAGVTPCGLGCRDTLRLEAAMALYGQEIDETTTPLEAGLGWLVHLDTKGDFIGRSVLEQQKQAGVQRRLVGLKMAGRNIARHGYPVLYEEQMVGEVTSGSWSPTLEQAIALAYVPTTLSKVGQQLDIEIRGKLYLGEVVKRPFYRRQISL; from the coding sequence CTGCCCCTTGCCCGAACTCCCCTGTTTGAGCATGCAGTCGCTCTGAAAGCTCGCATGACTGCATTTTCTGGCTGGGAAATGCCTGTGCAGTACGTCGGCATTGCTCAAGAACACCAAGCGGTGCGGCAGCAAGCAGGCATGTTTGACATTTCTCACATGGGCAAGTTTGTGCTAAAGGGCCAGCAGGTGATCGAGCAGCTCCAGCGTTTAGTGCCTTCAGATTTAAGCCGTCTTCAACCTGGGGCCGCTCAATACACCGTTTTGCTCACACCGGAAGCGGGCATTGTGGATGATTTGATTGTGTATTACCAGGGAGAAGATGCGGCAGGACAACCCACGGTGGTGCTAATTGTCAACGCGGGCACGACGCTAAAAGACAAAACTTGGTTGACCGAGCATCTTGGGCTAAACCAGATTGACTTTCAAGATATTTCAACCGACAAAGCCCTGATTGCAGTGCAGGGGCCACAAGCGATCGCCTGTTTACAGCCTTTAGTCGAGGCAAACTTGAGCATAGTAAAACCGTTTGGGCATTTGGTGGCTCCTGTTTTGGGTCAACTCGGTTTCTTAGCACGGACAGGCTACACCGGAGAAGATGGCTTTGAAGTCATGGTAGATGCTGAGGCAGGTGCAGAACTGTGGCGATCGCTGCTGGTGGCTGGGGTGACACCTTGCGGTTTGGGTTGTCGGGATACCCTACGTTTAGAGGCAGCAATGGCCTTGTATGGCCAAGAAATTGACGAAACAACCACACCTTTAGAAGCAGGTCTGGGCTGGCTCGTACATCTAGACACTAAAGGTGACTTTATCGGGCGATCGGTGTTAGAGCAACAGAAGCAAGCAGGCGTGCAACGGCGTTTAGTGGGGCTGAAGATGGCAGGACGTAATATTGCGCGGCATGGCTACCCAGTCCTGTATGAGGAGCAAATGGTGGGTGAGGTCACGAGTGGCAGTTGGTCGCCAACTTTAGAGCAGGCGATCGCCCTGGCTTATGTCCCTACCACTCTAAGCAAAGTGGGGCAGCAACTTGACATAGAGATCCGTGGCAAACTCTATCTGGGAGAGGTGGTGAAACGGCCCTTCTATCGGCGGCAAATCAGTCTGTAA
- a CDS encoding ferredoxin-NADP reductase gives MFNPSAAGSAGNTASGSRLFRYEVVGLRQNSETDKTNYPIRRSGSTFITVPYNRMSDVMQRILRMGGKIIGIEPLNSETLTNGNAAPSTSSQATQSTPAAQPAKMQADSAPAAGAKHEALFEENVPVNIYRPNSPYLGKCVSNKELVGEGGIGTVRHLIFDVAGGDLRYLEGQSIGIIPPGIDKKGKPEKLRLYSIASTRHGDRVDDKTVSLCVRQLEYKHPETGETVYGVCSTHLCNLKEGDDVKITGPVGKEMLLPTDPNANVIMFATGTGIAPFRAYLWRMFKDAERQANPGYQFKGFAWLIFGIPTSPNILYKEELEEIQQHYPENFRLTCAISREQKNPSGGRMYIQDRVAEHADELWKLIQQENTHTYICGLKGMEGGIDEALSAAAAKDGVTWMDYQKQMKKKERWHVETY, from the coding sequence ATGTTCAATCCAAGTGCAGCGGGCAGTGCTGGCAACACGGCTTCCGGTAGCCGTCTCTTCCGCTATGAAGTAGTCGGTTTGCGTCAGAATTCGGAAACAGATAAAACGAACTACCCTATTCGCCGCAGTGGTAGCACATTTATCACAGTGCCTTATAACCGCATGAGTGATGTAATGCAGCGCATTTTGCGAATGGGTGGCAAGATTATTGGTATTGAGCCCCTCAATAGTGAAACTCTCACCAATGGGAATGCGGCTCCTAGCACTAGCTCGCAGGCCACACAATCTACGCCTGCGGCTCAACCTGCCAAAATGCAAGCAGATTCTGCTCCTGCAGCAGGCGCAAAACACGAAGCTCTATTCGAAGAAAACGTTCCCGTTAATATTTACCGTCCCAATAGCCCCTATTTAGGTAAATGTGTTTCTAACAAAGAATTAGTAGGCGAAGGCGGAATTGGCACCGTTCGTCACCTAATTTTTGATGTTGCTGGCGGTGACTTGCGCTATTTAGAAGGCCAAAGTATCGGTATCATCCCACCTGGTATTGATAAAAAAGGTAAACCAGAAAAGCTTCGTCTATACTCGATCGCGTCTACTCGACATGGCGATCGCGTTGATGACAAAACTGTATCTCTGTGCGTGCGCCAGCTAGAGTACAAACACCCCGAAACGGGTGAAACCGTTTATGGAGTTTGCTCTACCCACCTCTGCAACCTCAAGGAAGGCGATGATGTCAAAATCACGGGGCCAGTCGGTAAGGAAATGCTCCTGCCTACCGATCCCAACGCTAATGTGATCATGTTTGCGACTGGAACGGGTATTGCACCTTTCCGAGCTTACCTGTGGCGCATGTTTAAGGACGCTGAGCGTCAAGCTAATCCTGGCTACCAATTCAAGGGCTTCGCTTGGTTGATCTTCGGCATTCCCACCAGCCCCAACATTCTCTACAAAGAAGAGTTGGAAGAAATTCAGCAACACTATCCTGAGAACTTCCGCCTTACTTGTGCCATCAGTCGGGAGCAAAAGAACCCCTCTGGCGGTCGGATGTACATCCAAGACCGAGTGGCTGAACACGCAGATGAGCTGTGGAAGCTGATCCAGCAAGAAAATACCCACACCTACATTTGTGGTCTGAAGGGTATGGAAGGCGGCATCGATGAAGCCCTGTCTGCTGCGGCTGCTAAAGATGGTGTCACCTGGATGGATTACCAAAAGCAAATGAAGAAGAAGGAACGCTGGCACGTAGAGACCTACTAA
- a CDS encoding phosphoribulokinase, whose translation MTSKPDRVVLIGVAGDSGCGKSTFLRRLTDLFGEDFVTVICLDDYHSLDRKQRKETGITALDPRANNFDLMYEQVKALKNGQSIDKPIYNHETGTLDPAERIDPNHIIVIEGLHPLHDERVRSLLDFSVYLDISDEVKIAWKVQRDMAERGHTYDDVMAAINARRPDFEAYIDPQKGHADVVIQVLPTNLIKDDKERKVLRVRMVQRDGIEGFEPAYLFDEGSTIDWTPCGRKLTCSYPGIKMFYGPDTYYDHSVSVLEVDGQFDELEEVIYIEKHLSKTSAKYEGEVTHLLLQHREYPGSNNGTGLFQVLTGLKMRATYERLTAKEAKTKVAANV comes from the coding sequence ATGACCAGTAAGCCAGACCGCGTGGTTTTAATTGGCGTTGCCGGAGACTCAGGGTGCGGTAAATCTACATTTTTGCGCCGATTGACAGATTTGTTTGGGGAAGATTTTGTTACCGTAATCTGCCTCGACGACTACCACAGTCTGGACCGGAAGCAACGTAAGGAGACTGGGATTACCGCCCTTGATCCCCGTGCTAACAACTTTGACTTGATGTACGAGCAGGTCAAAGCTCTGAAGAACGGCCAGTCTATTGATAAGCCTATCTACAACCATGAAACGGGGACACTCGACCCCGCAGAGCGGATCGATCCTAACCACATTATTGTGATTGAAGGCTTGCATCCTCTCCATGATGAGCGAGTGCGATCGCTGCTCGACTTCAGCGTTTACCTCGACATCAGTGACGAAGTGAAGATCGCTTGGAAGGTCCAGCGAGATATGGCTGAGCGTGGTCACACCTATGACGATGTCATGGCGGCCATCAATGCTCGTCGTCCCGACTTCGAAGCTTACATTGATCCCCAAAAAGGGCACGCTGACGTTGTGATTCAGGTACTACCCACGAACCTGATTAAAGATGACAAGGAACGCAAAGTTCTGCGCGTTCGCATGGTGCAGAGAGATGGGATTGAAGGATTTGAGCCTGCTTATCTATTTGATGAAGGCTCTACCATCGACTGGACTCCTTGTGGCCGTAAGCTGACTTGCTCCTACCCCGGTATCAAGATGTTCTACGGTCCTGATACCTACTACGATCACAGCGTTTCCGTCCTGGAAGTGGATGGTCAGTTCGACGAGCTAGAGGAAGTAATCTACATTGAGAAGCACCTCAGCAAGACTTCCGCTAAGTACGAAGGTGAAGTGACTCATCTGTTGTTGCAGCACCGTGAGTATCCTGGTTCGAACAATGGCACTGGCTTGTTCCAAGTGCTAACGGGTTTGAAGATGCGGGCGACTTACGAGCGTTTGACGGCTAAAGAAGCTAAGACCAAAGTAGCAGCTAACGTCTAA
- a CDS encoding S-layer homology domain-containing protein, whose protein sequence is MLWRTVWQHWMRKETLTYVRTAAACTLLTLVAGSLTSEAKADVVVPVASVPEPGSSVVSTSAADLTSTPAIAPPESSLAVEFTATSLPALQRDWSPVLVESTVTGNDLAPEVAANELGTTDQAVLASDPQPTAVASDSDRSKAQVVAAQPKQLTPSASAATGLATAPEAVEPEFAVSNREAEPAIAPLALPKSEYQLAQVSSFSDIQGHWAQSVVEALAARDVVRGFPDGTFRPDVTVTKAQFAAIVRQAFQVQPVRTSVRFSDVSANYWASSAIDEAYRSGFVSESSNNLFRPDQGISRNQVLVGLVNGLQLASESNSTDILETYFQDAAQVAAAERNDLAIATENRLVVSYPNVRSLNPSQLATRAEVAASIYQALVQSGEVSALDASAIASQYIAGPTVTAQTPTTSPTETLPTTPTTAAAPSEETIQDLQTRLQALETEAENFGNVFEGSPALSIANPVGFGADNGTGFISATYQERTRYSNKDDAAVAFGVGLGDARRNVGVELSYTLASFGGNRDFGTGGFNVKLHRAFSEDFAVALGWDGFITIGDEFNDDFKDSIYGVATKIFRTRPDLNTPLSRVALTGGIGNGRFRTEDDVFEDEDNFNVFGSVAVRVARPVSALVEWTGEDLAAGLSIVPFRNQSLVITPALRDIAGAGDGTRFVLGVGYSWKF, encoded by the coding sequence ATGTTGTGGCGGACTGTTTGGCAACATTGGATGAGAAAAGAAACGCTGACCTATGTCCGCACGGCAGCGGCCTGCACTTTATTAACCCTAGTGGCAGGTAGCTTAACGTCAGAGGCGAAGGCGGATGTAGTTGTTCCGGTGGCATCGGTGCCAGAACCTGGTAGTTCCGTGGTTTCAACCAGCGCGGCTGACCTGACAAGCACTCCCGCGATCGCGCCTCCAGAAAGTTCTTTAGCAGTAGAGTTTACAGCCACCTCCCTCCCAGCTCTTCAGCGGGATTGGTCGCCTGTTTTAGTGGAGTCAACGGTAACAGGCAATGACTTGGCTCCAGAAGTCGCTGCTAACGAACTGGGTACGACTGATCAGGCTGTGCTAGCCTCCGACCCTCAACCCACTGCGGTTGCCTCTGATTCAGATCGCTCCAAAGCTCAGGTTGTGGCAGCACAGCCCAAGCAACTCACACCTAGCGCATCAGCCGCAACAGGACTGGCAACTGCACCGGAAGCTGTAGAGCCTGAATTTGCCGTGAGCAATCGTGAGGCCGAACCTGCGATCGCACCTTTAGCTCTGCCTAAATCTGAGTATCAATTGGCTCAAGTCAGTTCGTTTTCGGATATTCAAGGCCACTGGGCGCAAAGTGTGGTTGAAGCATTGGCAGCGAGAGATGTGGTGCGCGGTTTCCCCGATGGCACCTTTCGGCCTGATGTGACAGTGACCAAAGCCCAATTTGCGGCGATCGTGCGGCAAGCCTTCCAAGTGCAACCCGTGCGGACTTCGGTACGATTCTCAGATGTATCGGCTAATTATTGGGCATCTAGCGCTATTGATGAAGCGTACCGTTCTGGGTTTGTCTCTGAGTCCAGCAACAATCTGTTTCGTCCAGACCAAGGCATCTCCCGCAATCAGGTGCTAGTTGGTTTAGTTAATGGCTTGCAGCTAGCTTCTGAGTCCAACAGCACCGACATTTTGGAAACTTATTTCCAAGATGCGGCCCAAGTAGCAGCCGCCGAACGCAATGATTTGGCGATCGCTACCGAGAATCGATTGGTGGTGAGTTACCCAAATGTGAGGTCGTTGAACCCTAGCCAACTGGCGACGAGAGCAGAAGTAGCAGCTTCTATTTACCAAGCTTTGGTGCAAAGTGGGGAAGTCTCGGCTCTGGATGCTAGTGCGATCGCCTCTCAGTATATTGCTGGCCCCACTGTTACGGCTCAGACCCCTACGACCTCGCCTACAGAGACATTGCCAACCACACCCACCACGGCAGCAGCTCCTTCTGAGGAGACGATTCAAGACTTGCAGACTCGCTTGCAAGCTCTGGAAACCGAGGCAGAAAACTTTGGCAATGTTTTTGAAGGATCGCCCGCTCTCAGCATCGCCAATCCCGTGGGTTTTGGTGCCGACAATGGCACTGGTTTTATCAGTGCTACCTATCAAGAACGCACTCGCTACAGCAACAAAGATGATGCGGCAGTGGCATTCGGGGTTGGTTTGGGAGATGCCCGGAGAAATGTCGGCGTGGAGTTGTCCTATACACTGGCTAGCTTTGGGGGCAACAGAGACTTTGGTACGGGTGGATTTAATGTGAAACTTCACCGTGCTTTCTCTGAAGACTTCGCTGTGGCTTTAGGCTGGGATGGCTTCATCACGATTGGCGACGAGTTCAATGATGACTTCAAAGACTCGATTTATGGAGTCGCAACCAAAATCTTTCGGACTCGACCAGACTTGAATACGCCACTGAGCCGAGTGGCCCTGACCGGAGGGATCGGCAATGGTCGTTTCCGGACTGAAGACGATGTGTTTGAGGATGAAGATAATTTCAACGTCTTCGGTAGTGTGGCTGTTAGAGTTGCTCGGCCTGTCAGTGCCTTGGTGGAATGGACAGGGGAAGATTTAGCGGCAGGTCTTTCGATTGTGCCCTTTAGAAACCAAAGCTTGGTGATCACTCCAGCGCTGCGGGACATTGCGGGTGCAGGGGATGGAACTCGCTTTGTATTAGGAGTGGGATATTCCTGGAAGTTTTAG
- a CDS encoding M23 family metallopeptidase, whose product MTIPFSNRRPLQFLLTASLTVGSLAIGLRTPAIATPQNYRIQVTTSNSAPGLIRLIQVAVPSPPIATYSSSSSNHNFAWPTDSSIQAGYIWPVKGVVTSGFGPRWGRMHNGIDIAGPVGTPIQAAAAGVVISSGWNEGGYGNLVKIQHPNGSVTLYAHNQKNLVRSGQQVQQGQIIAELGSTGNSTGPHCHFEIRPQGQTAVNPIVLLSKSY is encoded by the coding sequence ATGACTATCCCTTTCTCAAATCGCCGTCCCCTGCAATTTCTACTGACTGCATCATTAACTGTGGGTAGTTTAGCCATCGGATTGCGAACCCCGGCGATCGCGACTCCCCAAAACTACAGGATTCAAGTTACCACCTCCAACTCAGCCCCTGGATTGATCAGACTGATTCAAGTAGCAGTGCCAAGCCCTCCCATCGCGACCTACAGCTCATCCAGCTCGAACCACAATTTTGCTTGGCCCACAGACTCCTCCATCCAGGCAGGGTATATTTGGCCTGTCAAAGGCGTAGTCACCTCCGGATTTGGCCCGCGTTGGGGTCGCATGCACAATGGCATTGATATTGCAGGTCCCGTGGGTACACCCATCCAAGCCGCAGCAGCTGGAGTCGTGATTAGTTCTGGTTGGAACGAAGGAGGCTACGGCAACCTAGTCAAAATTCAACACCCTAATGGCAGCGTCACGCTCTATGCCCACAACCAGAAAAATTTAGTCCGATCAGGCCAACAGGTACAACAAGGTCAAATCATTGCTGAGCTAGGCAGTACAGGTAACAGCACTGGCCCTCACTGCCATTTCGAGATCCGTCCGCAAGGACAAACCGCAGTCAACCCGATCGTCCTACTGAGCAAATCCTACTGA
- a CDS encoding class I SAM-dependent methyltransferase — translation MVIGRARRRFLRFPLIKELSWVVEERRKEFLFRTQTKDKQRKNGCFARCSTLEEFFEFSSKEFGPHQIKSEIISFLEFAKNESPKYVCEIGTADGGTNFLLSQALPSVRLMVGIDLFVRNQFKLCYFSKPSQEIEFVSGSSYEQNTVDKVKQILGDRKLDLLFIDGDHHYEGVKQDFLKYRHFVREEGIIVFHDIVPDYLTRYGTKTNRWVGGVPKFWDEIKCFYSCYEFVEDSAQDGLGIGAIRYSSQVIFPNVEN, via the coding sequence GTGGTTATTGGTCGAGCGCGGCGTAGATTTTTGCGTTTTCCGCTAATTAAGGAATTATCTTGGGTAGTGGAAGAGAGACGAAAAGAATTTTTATTTAGGACTCAGACGAAAGATAAGCAGCGAAAAAATGGCTGCTTTGCTAGATGCTCTACTCTAGAAGAATTTTTTGAATTTTCCTCTAAGGAGTTTGGCCCTCATCAAATTAAATCTGAAATTATTAGCTTTTTAGAATTTGCAAAGAACGAAAGCCCAAAATACGTATGTGAAATTGGAACAGCCGATGGAGGAACAAATTTTTTGCTAAGCCAAGCTCTACCCTCTGTACGCTTGATGGTTGGCATAGATTTGTTTGTCAGGAATCAATTTAAACTCTGTTACTTTTCTAAGCCTTCACAGGAGATTGAATTTGTGAGCGGCTCGTCTTATGAACAGAATACTGTAGACAAAGTGAAGCAGATTCTTGGCGATCGCAAACTAGATTTACTATTTATTGATGGTGACCATCATTATGAGGGAGTCAAACAGGATTTTCTAAAATATAGGCACTTCGTACGTGAGGAAGGAATTATTGTATTCCACGACATTGTACCGGATTATCTCACTCGCTATGGTACGAAAACTAATAGATGGGTTGGAGGCGTCCCCAAATTCTGGGATGAGATCAAATGTTTCTACTCTTGTTATGAGTTTGTTGAAGATTCCGCTCAGGATGGCTTAGGTATAGGAGCAATTCGCTATTCGAGCCAAGTAATTTTTCCAAACGTTGAAAACTGA
- a CDS encoding FkbM family methyltransferase, which yields MNILQVIKQLIRFRVWAKFKANIYPSFYYSHSQFAEDMIVRFLTHDKNKGFYVDIGAFHPVLLSNTYHFYCKGWQGINVDARAGSMDLFKVLRPRDINLELCISDKEEDVSFFTFEQSPFDTCNQETAEQLISSGSVKLVSSCKLKTLTLKSVLKRYLPKDTEIDFMSIDVEGMDEIVLMSNDWDLFKPKILVFEKHKVSFQDAINSSIVKYLEQFGYEFVTKSGFSIILVQKDYLSINE from the coding sequence GTGAACATACTACAAGTTATAAAACAACTAATAAGGTTTAGGGTGTGGGCAAAGTTCAAGGCAAATATATACCCTAGCTTTTATTATTCTCATTCACAGTTTGCTGAGGACATGATTGTTAGATTCCTCACTCATGATAAGAACAAAGGGTTCTATGTAGATATTGGGGCTTTCCATCCTGTTCTTCTCTCCAATACTTATCATTTTTATTGCAAGGGATGGCAAGGTATTAATGTTGATGCAAGAGCTGGCAGTATGGATTTGTTTAAAGTTTTAAGGCCAAGAGATATTAATTTGGAGCTTTGTATATCCGATAAGGAGGAAGATGTTAGTTTCTTCACTTTCGAACAATCACCTTTTGATACATGCAATCAGGAAACGGCAGAACAACTAATTTCCTCAGGAAGCGTAAAACTAGTTTCCAGCTGTAAGCTAAAAACTCTAACTTTAAAGAGTGTTTTAAAACGATACCTGCCTAAAGATACTGAAATTGACTTTATGAGTATTGATGTTGAGGGAATGGATGAAATAGTCTTGATGTCTAATGATTGGGACTTATTTAAGCCTAAAATACTTGTTTTTGAAAAACATAAAGTATCTTTTCAAGATGCTATCAACAGCAGTATCGTAAAATACTTAGAGCAGTTCGGATATGAATTTGTGACTAAGTCTGGCTTCTCCATTATTTTAGTTCAAAAAGATTACCTCTCTATAAATGAATAG
- a CDS encoding helix-turn-helix transcriptional regulator, translated as MEPQAENHDRATCAVETTLAVIGGRWKVLIIRELFPGVKRFGELHRALQGITQKMLTQQLREMEQDGLVYRQVYLQVPPKVEYSLTPLGETLKPILNSMHEWGIEFLEGQESAQP; from the coding sequence ATGGAGCCTCAAGCCGAGAACCACGATCGCGCCACTTGTGCAGTGGAAACCACTCTAGCTGTGATCGGGGGCCGCTGGAAAGTTCTGATTATCCGCGAACTATTTCCTGGCGTAAAACGTTTCGGGGAGTTACACCGCGCCTTACAAGGCATCACCCAAAAAATGCTGACTCAGCAATTGCGAGAAATGGAGCAAGATGGCTTAGTTTATCGCCAAGTTTACCTGCAAGTCCCCCCTAAAGTGGAATACTCCCTGACTCCTTTAGGCGAAACCCTGAAGCCAATTCTGAACTCCATGCACGAATGGGGAATTGAATTTTTAGAGGGCCAGGAGTCAGCTCAACCTTAG
- a CDS encoding OmpA family protein, producing the protein MPASYRFKSAILLGLWVGLTEIAIATSVTAAPNPTNRAANQTPPAPSLQVVVNSNQDGPIQPDAALTLREAIALTSGTLERDRLSAEEQAQVTPLSADAPSRIEFSLPAEQTTIRLTSVLPPLDRPGLVLDGTTQPGYDAEKSATAEISIPIPVVAITPAEGQEVFRGLTVVADNVTIRGLSLYGFNSRRQVPASTPPADIFIAHRLPPPDTSQQQPPNANFPFGAEDKPPQNVTIENNWLGLTTNEQMPANPSAFGVSVFNGVGTVIQRNRIANHEGSGIITAVRAENTRITENIIVGNGIAGMPDAIRLEGVIDRSQITANLICGNDGSGIYLFKPDGAVQIQANQIKLNGRRLRRAAVYLMGNQHQVTQNQISDQTGPGVVVTSYPKSDRNLIQDNQFAALEGLSIDLNTQQNVGVQDYQRGDGPNPPRNSGNRRLDTGNSAINAPKWLSSEFILLNNQVNVDGKADPGAQVEIYRVEGRGQEIGARRLETGSRSKAVELFPGYAPLSQAIATTTANDAGQFSATLTNLQPGEQVSAIATDPRYGTSEPAANAIIRTTQGPATDPSAPAPAPNPVTEVPRCTTPPVAQVPPTPPVEPIPTPPPIRLRVPRNIHFALDKDIVSPESAAVLDQIAEVLREYPFIVVDIQGHTDPRASDAYNLDLGRRRALAARNYLLRQGVAPERLTIRSLGETQRRTTGASRVDYARDRRAEFTFRDVRGVDIIFEAQEEDLQIEPAGSR; encoded by the coding sequence ATGCCTGCATCCTACCGCTTCAAATCGGCTATCCTCCTGGGACTTTGGGTTGGACTCACAGAAATCGCGATCGCCACTAGCGTCACGGCAGCTCCCAATCCTACCAACCGGGCTGCAAATCAGACTCCGCCTGCGCCAAGCCTACAGGTAGTGGTCAACAGCAACCAAGATGGGCCGATCCAACCAGATGCAGCGCTGACCCTGCGAGAAGCGATCGCCCTGACCAGTGGCACTCTGGAGCGCGATCGCTTAAGTGCCGAGGAACAAGCTCAAGTGACTCCGCTCAGCGCTGATGCCCCTTCTCGTATCGAGTTCAGCTTACCTGCCGAGCAAACAACGATTCGCCTCACCTCAGTCTTGCCCCCGCTGGATCGCCCTGGCTTAGTCCTAGATGGCACCACACAACCTGGATACGATGCGGAAAAATCGGCCACGGCTGAAATTAGCATCCCGATCCCAGTCGTTGCCATCACCCCTGCTGAAGGACAGGAAGTGTTTCGTGGTCTAACTGTAGTCGCGGATAATGTGACGATTCGGGGTCTCAGTCTCTACGGATTTAACTCCCGTCGTCAAGTGCCAGCCAGCACTCCTCCGGCTGATATTTTTATTGCTCACCGTCTACCACCTCCAGACACCAGCCAGCAGCAACCGCCCAATGCCAACTTCCCATTTGGCGCTGAGGACAAACCGCCGCAGAACGTCACGATCGAGAACAACTGGCTAGGTCTAACCACCAATGAACAGATGCCTGCTAATCCATCGGCGTTTGGGGTGTCTGTGTTTAATGGAGTCGGCACCGTGATTCAGCGCAACCGAATTGCCAACCACGAAGGCAGCGGCATTATTACTGCGGTTCGAGCAGAGAACACACGGATCACAGAAAACATTATTGTCGGCAACGGCATTGCAGGGATGCCAGATGCGATTCGGCTCGAAGGTGTGATCGATCGCTCCCAAATTACGGCTAATTTGATTTGCGGCAACGATGGCAGCGGCATTTATTTGTTTAAACCTGATGGGGCAGTGCAGATTCAAGCCAACCAAATCAAATTGAATGGACGGCGGTTGCGGCGAGCCGCAGTCTATTTGATGGGCAATCAGCATCAGGTAACCCAAAACCAGATCAGTGATCAAACTGGGCCTGGAGTCGTGGTCACGTCCTACCCCAAAAGCGATCGCAACTTGATTCAAGACAACCAATTTGCTGCCTTAGAAGGACTCAGCATTGACCTGAATACTCAGCAAAATGTGGGCGTGCAAGACTACCAGCGCGGCGATGGCCCCAACCCCCCCCGCAATTCAGGCAATCGGCGCTTGGATACTGGCAACTCAGCCATTAATGCTCCTAAATGGCTCAGTTCAGAGTTTATCCTGCTCAACAATCAAGTCAATGTAGATGGCAAAGCCGATCCGGGTGCTCAAGTGGAGATTTATCGAGTTGAGGGTAGGGGTCAGGAGATAGGAGCCAGGAGACTGGAGACTGGAAGCAGGAGTAAAGCCGTTGAGTTATTTCCGGGTTATGCGCCTTTAAGTCAAGCGATCGCTACCACAACAGCCAACGACGCAGGCCAATTTAGCGCCACCTTGACCAATTTGCAGCCCGGAGAACAAGTTAGCGCGATCGCCACCGATCCCCGTTATGGCACCTCCGAGCCAGCGGCCAATGCCATCATCCGCACCACTCAAGGGCCTGCTACAGATCCCTCAGCCCCCGCCCCAGCGCCCAACCCAGTCACAGAAGTGCCTCGTTGTACCACGCCGCCTGTGGCTCAGGTTCCGCCCACGCCTCCCGTTGAACCCATCCCCACCCCACCTCCGATTCGGCTGCGAGTGCCGAGAAACATCCACTTTGCCCTCGACAAAGACATCGTTAGCCCAGAGAGCGCGGCGGTGCTCGACCAAATCGCTGAAGTGTTGCGGGAATATCCTTTCATCGTGGTCGATATTCAAGGTCACACCGACCCTCGTGCTAGCGATGCCTACAACTTAGATTTAGGCCGTCGCCGCGCCTTAGCCGCTAGAAACTATCTGCTCCGCCAAGGTGTAGCACCAGAACGCTTAACAATTCGTTCTTTGGGCGAAACCCAACGTAGAACCACTGGGGCCAGTCGCGTGGATTATGCCCGCGATCGCCGAGCCGAATTTACCTTCCGAGATGTACGGGGTGTAGACATCATCTTCGAGGCTCAAGAAGAAGACTTGCAAATTGAACCTGCGGGTAGCAGGTAA